Proteins co-encoded in one Symmachiella macrocystis genomic window:
- a CDS encoding arylsulfatase — translation MRLKLLFTLVMLVATSTLGWWTVSGGFADTPSQDKKTAAPSGKAFPVKVDRDHYPAPEYRYPNVKIGLTAAESKPDFPPPKAAPEGAPNILLVLIDDVGFGCSSAFGGMIEMPTAERLAKNGLKYNAFHTTALCSPTRAALITGRNHHTCATGVIQEMATGYPGYSGILPKSCGTVASILKENGYATGWWGKNHNVPDNETSQAGPFDLWPTSQGFDHFYGFIGGETDQFYPALIRGTTPVQPPKTPEEGYHLTTDLADDCIAWMRQQKVIAPDKPLFAYFSTGATHAPHQPPRSWRGRHKGMFDDGWDAYRAAVHKQQLEMGVIPPGTKLTSRPKEIPGWADHPDDAKKLFARQMENFADFLQHTDYEVGRLVDALEEMDELDNTLVIYIIGDNGCSGEGTLDGILNELMSLNGIQPKIEDMLPRIDDIGKPGTSPHFAVGWAWAGDTPFQWTKQVASHFGGTRNPVIMSWPNAIKEKGGLRGQFHHAIDIVPTLLEVAGIKEPASLDGVPQKPIEGVSMAYTFDKANANAPSTRKTQYFEMFCNRGIYSNGWYACARHGRLPWNNAGSAPLDEDTWELYHIDEDFSQANDLAAKHPDKLKELQMLFVAEATRYNVLPLDDRFAERLDISLRPSSFSGRKQVTLYPGIIRLPEGSGPKTVSISHSVTVSTEIPKDGAEGVLMCVGGDTSGWAFTVEGGKLTYHYNWFDTERAKIESTKPLATGKVDLKFDFVSEGVGKAATVTLYANGEKVGEGKIPNQVPFRFGVESLDVGMDTLSPVSKTYEKKLPFAFTGKIEKAVLDIN, via the coding sequence ATGAGACTCAAACTATTGTTCACGTTGGTCATGCTGGTGGCCACAAGCACCTTAGGTTGGTGGACCGTTTCTGGCGGATTCGCTGATACTCCATCGCAAGACAAAAAAACTGCCGCACCGTCCGGTAAGGCGTTCCCGGTCAAGGTCGATCGAGATCACTATCCGGCACCGGAATATCGCTACCCAAACGTAAAAATCGGGCTGACCGCCGCAGAATCGAAGCCGGATTTCCCACCCCCAAAGGCGGCACCCGAGGGAGCGCCCAACATCCTACTCGTCCTTATCGACGATGTTGGCTTTGGCTGCTCAAGCGCCTTCGGCGGGATGATTGAGATGCCGACCGCGGAGCGACTGGCAAAAAACGGCTTAAAGTATAATGCGTTTCACACCACGGCCCTGTGTAGCCCGACGCGAGCAGCATTAATTACCGGGCGGAATCACCACACATGCGCCACCGGCGTGATCCAAGAAATGGCAACCGGATACCCCGGCTACTCGGGCATATTACCAAAGAGCTGTGGGACGGTTGCGTCGATTCTGAAAGAGAACGGCTATGCCACTGGCTGGTGGGGAAAAAACCACAACGTCCCGGACAACGAAACCAGCCAAGCCGGCCCATTTGACCTCTGGCCGACAAGTCAAGGATTTGACCACTTCTATGGCTTTATCGGCGGGGAGACGGATCAATTCTATCCCGCCCTAATTCGCGGGACGACTCCTGTGCAGCCACCCAAGACGCCCGAGGAAGGTTATCATTTGACGACCGACCTGGCCGACGACTGCATCGCCTGGATGCGTCAACAGAAGGTGATCGCACCGGATAAGCCGTTGTTCGCTTACTTTTCCACCGGCGCGACTCATGCGCCGCATCAACCGCCTCGCTCATGGCGCGGCAGGCACAAGGGGATGTTTGATGACGGTTGGGATGCCTACCGCGCAGCCGTTCATAAGCAGCAACTCGAAATGGGAGTCATCCCGCCGGGAACCAAACTTACATCACGTCCCAAGGAAATTCCCGGCTGGGCGGACCACCCCGATGATGCCAAGAAGCTATTCGCTCGTCAGATGGAGAACTTTGCGGACTTCCTCCAACACACGGACTATGAAGTCGGACGGCTGGTCGATGCTCTTGAGGAGATGGATGAACTTGATAATACGTTGGTGATCTACATCATCGGTGATAATGGTTGCAGTGGAGAAGGAACGCTGGATGGGATTCTCAATGAACTGATGAGCCTCAACGGCATTCAACCCAAGATTGAGGACATGCTCCCGCGTATCGATGACATCGGCAAACCGGGCACATCACCGCATTTTGCCGTTGGCTGGGCCTGGGCCGGAGATACTCCGTTCCAATGGACCAAACAGGTTGCCAGCCACTTTGGTGGAACCCGCAACCCCGTCATCATGAGCTGGCCGAACGCCATCAAGGAGAAAGGCGGCTTGCGCGGCCAATTCCATCATGCAATCGACATCGTTCCCACCCTCCTGGAGGTCGCAGGGATCAAGGAGCCGGCCAGCCTGGACGGCGTGCCACAAAAGCCAATCGAAGGTGTGAGCATGGCATATACCTTCGACAAAGCGAATGCGAATGCACCTAGCACGCGGAAGACACAGTACTTCGAGATGTTCTGTAACCGCGGAATCTACAGCAACGGCTGGTATGCCTGTGCCCGCCACGGCCGATTACCATGGAACAACGCCGGATCGGCGCCGCTCGATGAGGACACATGGGAACTCTATCATATCGATGAGGACTTCTCACAAGCCAATGATCTGGCTGCCAAGCACCCGGACAAACTCAAAGAACTACAAATGCTGTTCGTGGCCGAGGCAACTCGGTACAACGTGTTACCTCTCGACGATCGATTCGCGGAGCGTTTGGATATTTCCCTGCGTCCGAGTAGCTTCTCAGGCCGCAAACAAGTGACACTGTATCCGGGAATTATAAGACTGCCGGAGGGGAGCGGCCCCAAGACCGTGAGCATTAGCCACAGCGTGACCGTCAGCACTGAAATCCCCAAGGACGGAGCCGAAGGCGTGCTGATGTGCGTCGGCGGCGATACGTCGGGCTGGGCTTTCACCGTTGAGGGCGGCAAGCTCACGTATCACTACAATTGGTTTGACACCGAGCGGGCGAAGATCGAATCCACCAAGCCGCTCGCCACCGGAAAAGTCGATTTGAAGTTCGACTTCGTTTCGGAGGGCGTCGGGAAGGCGGCGACCGTCACCTTGTACGCCAACGGCGAGAAGGTTGGCGAGGGAAAGATCCCCAATCAGGTGCCGTTCCGGTTTGGGGTCGAGTCGCTGGACGTGGGCATGGATACGCTCTCGCCGGTGAGCAAAACCTATGAGAAAAAACTGCCTTTTGCCTTCACTGGGAAAATTGAGAAAGCCGTGTTAGACATTAATTAA
- a CDS encoding sulfatase-like hydrolase/transferase, translating to MSWAIRFATALAGIAVLAAPVPAQSILPHPEQPFRGKIGLRPSDSKKDFPEGVKAPKGAPNILLILTDDVGFGASSTFGGPIPTPTFDRVANNGLRFNRFHTTALCSPTRAALLTGRNHHSVATACIMEAGVGYPGYNTLVPQSKRGVGDILKLNGYNTSWFGKNHNVPDWQSSQAGPFDLWPVGLGFEYFYGFVGGDTSQWAPAIVENTKPIEPPEDEADYSFDRDMANHCIDWIRMQKAVAPNKPFLAYYAPGTAHAPHHAPKEWIAKFKGKFDHGWDKQREMTLAKQKEMGIVPADTKLTNRVPGIEDWDSLNADQKKVFARMMEVYCAALAHCDHQTGRVVDAVEELGELDNTLVIYIMGDNGASAEGSAQGLLNEMTFFNNIKEPFEQVLAKIDDLGGPMTFNHYPIGWAHAMDTPFQWTKQVASHFGGTRNALAISWPKGIKARGELRTQFHHVIDIMPTILDAAGLEQPVSVYGVDQAPVEGVSMRYAFDDAKAPSKRSTQYFEMFANRAIYNDGWVATTTPTTPPWVSIAEATDPIDGYKWELYNVDKDFSQSNNLADSEPDRLRELQRLFYIEAVKYDVLPLDNSKVERLDVSNRPSNIRGLSEFTYYDGMVRIPEGSAPDLKNKSFGISAVIEVPEDGAEGVLMTQGGRFAGVGLYLLEGRPVFHYNLCGVERYTVAGKDKLKPGKHVVTLDFNYDGGVGEGGEATLSVDGKKVDSKKLPRTIAFRMSLDETLDIGEDTGTPISEDYEVPFKFTGELKKVTINITEHKLDKEQLQKYREGRLKAALAQ from the coding sequence ATGTCGTGGGCAATCAGATTCGCCACAGCGTTGGCAGGTATCGCGGTTCTAGCAGCGCCGGTCCCTGCGCAGAGCATTCTCCCGCACCCAGAACAACCGTTCCGCGGCAAGATTGGACTTCGCCCCTCGGACTCCAAGAAAGACTTTCCCGAAGGCGTTAAGGCACCCAAGGGTGCACCAAACATTCTGTTGATCCTGACCGATGACGTCGGCTTTGGAGCTAGCAGCACGTTTGGCGGCCCGATTCCGACACCAACATTTGACCGTGTGGCAAATAATGGTCTGCGTTTCAACCGATTCCACACCACGGCGCTCTGTTCGCCCACGCGGGCTGCCTTGCTCACCGGTCGAAACCACCACAGCGTGGCGACCGCCTGCATTATGGAAGCAGGTGTTGGCTATCCGGGTTACAACACGCTGGTGCCTCAATCCAAACGCGGAGTCGGTGATATCCTAAAACTGAATGGTTACAACACCTCCTGGTTTGGAAAGAACCACAATGTGCCGGATTGGCAGAGCAGCCAAGCTGGCCCGTTTGATCTTTGGCCGGTGGGCCTCGGGTTCGAGTACTTCTACGGATTCGTTGGCGGTGACACCAGTCAGTGGGCGCCGGCGATCGTCGAAAACACGAAGCCAATCGAGCCACCCGAGGATGAAGCAGACTACAGCTTTGACCGTGACATGGCGAACCACTGCATCGATTGGATTCGTATGCAGAAGGCGGTCGCGCCGAACAAACCGTTCCTGGCCTATTACGCCCCTGGGACAGCACATGCTCCGCACCATGCGCCCAAAGAGTGGATCGCCAAGTTCAAAGGCAAGTTTGACCATGGCTGGGACAAACAACGCGAGATGACCCTGGCGAAGCAAAAGGAAATGGGAATTGTCCCTGCTGACACGAAGCTGACCAATCGCGTTCCGGGCATCGAGGACTGGGACTCCCTCAATGCGGATCAAAAGAAGGTGTTCGCCCGCATGATGGAAGTTTATTGTGCCGCCCTGGCGCACTGTGACCACCAGACAGGCCGCGTCGTCGATGCTGTCGAAGAGCTGGGCGAACTCGATAACACGCTGGTCATTTACATTATGGGAGACAACGGCGCGTCGGCCGAGGGAAGCGCACAGGGATTGCTGAATGAGATGACGTTCTTCAACAACATCAAGGAACCGTTTGAGCAAGTGCTTGCCAAAATCGACGACCTGGGTGGCCCGATGACGTTCAACCACTATCCAATCGGTTGGGCACATGCGATGGACACGCCGTTCCAATGGACCAAGCAAGTGGCTTCACACTTTGGCGGCACGCGCAATGCTCTGGCGATTTCGTGGCCCAAGGGCATTAAGGCACGTGGCGAACTTCGCACGCAGTTCCACCACGTCATCGATATCATGCCCACGATCCTCGATGCTGCGGGCTTGGAGCAGCCTGTCAGCGTCTACGGCGTCGACCAGGCGCCCGTGGAAGGCGTAAGCATGAGGTATGCCTTCGATGACGCCAAAGCACCTTCGAAACGCTCTACGCAGTATTTTGAGATGTTTGCCAACCGCGCCATCTACAACGACGGCTGGGTGGCCACCACCACTCCCACCACGCCGCCCTGGGTTTCCATCGCGGAGGCTACCGACCCGATCGACGGCTACAAGTGGGAACTCTACAACGTCGACAAGGACTTTTCCCAGTCGAACAACCTCGCCGACTCCGAGCCGGATAGGTTGCGCGAACTGCAGCGTCTGTTCTATATCGAAGCGGTCAAGTACGACGTGCTGCCGCTGGATAACAGCAAGGTCGAGCGTCTCGATGTGAGCAACCGGCCGAGCAATATCCGGGGACTCAGCGAATTTACCTACTACGACGGAATGGTCCGCATCCCTGAGGGATCCGCACCGGACCTGAAGAACAAATCGTTCGGCATTAGCGCGGTCATCGAAGTTCCCGAGGATGGAGCGGAGGGGGTATTGATGACGCAGGGAGGCCGCTTTGCCGGAGTCGGTCTGTACCTTCTCGAAGGGCGTCCCGTATTCCATTACAACCTCTGTGGCGTCGAACGCTATACGGTCGCCGGCAAGGACAAGCTCAAGCCGGGCAAGCATGTCGTCACGCTGGACTTCAACTATGATGGCGGCGTCGGTGAAGGCGGAGAGGCGACACTCAGCGTCGATGGGAAGAAAGTGGACAGCAAGAAGTTGCCGCGCACCATCGCTTTCCGCATGTCGCTTGACGAGACTTTGGACATCGGTGAAGACACGGGCACGCCCATCAGCGAAGACTATGAAGTCCCGTTTAAATTCACGGGTGAACTCAAAAAGGTCACCATCAATATTACCGAGCACAAACTCGACAAGGAGCAGTTACAAAAATACCGCGAAGGCCGGCTAAAGGCAGCATTGGCGCAATAG
- a CDS encoding transporter → MTNSNEGNPQYFSPGIHYLISTEFEIRVRTGWGLNQDAANFFTNVGVGVRF, encoded by the coding sequence CTGACAAATTCCAATGAGGGAAACCCGCAATACTTTAGCCCCGGCATCCACTACTTGATATCAACAGAGTTCGAAATTCGCGTCCGAACCGGCTGGGGCCTTAACCAAGACGCCGCTAATTTCTTCACCAATGTTGGCGTTGGTGTGCGATTCTGA
- a CDS encoding transposase, translating into MSKPLQTNVLLEVASLSMRLATEFVQPYSHPKSPQKFTQSQLLTILILKAYLKTTYRGVIEILDTSDQLKDRLDLKRLPHYSTLKYFADRSHVLEIADEMLAEIVKEFADDADEASIDSTGLETSSASAHFRARSGKTRKKYVKLSVCIVAGSMLPAGLVVSWGPHNDKREAPELLSKVRHVTQPKRLFADAGYDAEWIHMYCREDWDVKSWIPPAVRRADGSVGGEYRQQMTKRRLKKNGYGRRWLVESFMSGLKQTLGSALAARSESSLFTEAGLKVLAYALRR; encoded by the coding sequence ATGAGCAAGCCCCTTCAAACGAACGTGCTGTTGGAAGTTGCTTCTCTGTCGATGCGGCTGGCCACGGAATTCGTCCAACCTTATTCGCACCCCAAGAGCCCGCAAAAATTCACACAGTCACAGTTGTTGACGATCCTGATTCTCAAGGCGTATTTGAAAACAACTTATCGCGGCGTTATTGAAATTCTTGACACGTCAGACCAATTGAAGGATCGTTTGGACCTCAAACGCTTGCCACATTACTCGACGCTAAAGTACTTCGCCGATCGCTCGCACGTCCTGGAAATTGCTGACGAAATGTTGGCGGAGATTGTGAAGGAGTTCGCCGACGATGCGGACGAGGCGTCGATCGATTCGACCGGTTTGGAAACATCGTCAGCGAGTGCGCACTTCCGTGCGCGAAGCGGAAAAACGCGGAAGAAATATGTGAAACTCTCGGTCTGTATCGTAGCCGGCTCGATGTTGCCGGCCGGTTTGGTGGTCAGCTGGGGACCGCACAACGATAAGCGAGAAGCTCCTGAATTGTTATCCAAGGTGCGGCACGTCACTCAGCCCAAGCGGCTGTTCGCCGATGCGGGTTATGATGCGGAGTGGATCCATATGTATTGTCGTGAAGACTGGGATGTGAAGAGTTGGATTCCACCAGCGGTGCGTCGTGCGGACGGTAGCGTCGGCGGTGAGTATCGGCAACAGATGACGAAACGGCGGCTGAAGAAAAACGGTTACGGCCGGCGCTGGTTGGTGGAATCGTTCATGAGTGGCTTGAAACAGACACTGGGTTCGGCACTGGCGGCCCGCTCCGAGAGCAGCCTATTCACCGAAGCCGGCCTCAAAGTTCTGGCCTACGCCCTGCGGCGTTAG
- a CDS encoding glycosyl hydrolase: MYTETEGSRKAIGDVDVLYHDGLYHLFHLVLPNHDFIAHAVSTDAINWRRVNNALFIGDPGSWDDLMLWTMAVSPNPHQPGQWRMFYTGLSRREQGNIQRIGLAVSEDLYHWHKAPVNWRDERGPNDPPAVLRAREIARQQPTSCRHAVFDAESDFPLEAPQEFYESSLNEGRHWISFRDPFYYHEGDRGWLLMAARTKEGPVVRRGCVGVMEETAPGKFAARPCLHHPGLYDDIEVPNLIRIENEYYLIGSLREDAKIRYWHTNQIRQPWRSYYDNVLLAQGNYAARVCRDDRGWLLWNFYSLDDSNRTSRNLMPPPKRLYRTEEGMLRATTFEGLNKWLGERIDTRCVHPLGRGHGRQTCSIDGNNLELACETGFQAYVFDGSIESAKMSAKIDLCGLGKCGLVFRVDPETQDGYYLSLDLLKGMAQLRAWHTGQPASGEKMMQFRTLQGGNWYSDTPGQAEISLVAFGHYLELSVDGRVVLTLADSTFTEGLFGVYLESARMRLYDVDLRKMRGPEQSAHHLVTG, translated from the coding sequence GTGTATACCGAAACCGAAGGCAGCCGGAAGGCGATTGGTGACGTTGACGTCCTCTATCACGACGGTTTGTATCACCTGTTCCACTTGGTGCTGCCGAATCATGATTTTATCGCCCACGCCGTCAGCACCGATGCCATCAATTGGCGGCGCGTGAACAATGCGTTGTTCATCGGAGACCCCGGATCGTGGGACGACCTCATGCTGTGGACGATGGCGGTCTCGCCCAATCCGCACCAACCGGGCCAGTGGCGTATGTTCTACACGGGCCTTTCGCGTCGGGAGCAGGGGAATATACAGCGAATCGGGTTGGCTGTCAGCGAAGACCTTTACCATTGGCACAAGGCGCCTGTGAACTGGCGCGACGAACGGGGACCGAACGACCCGCCCGCGGTGCTCCGTGCCCGAGAGATCGCTCGACAGCAGCCAACAAGTTGTCGTCATGCGGTGTTTGATGCGGAAAGTGATTTTCCACTAGAAGCTCCGCAGGAATTCTATGAATCATCACTGAACGAGGGGCGGCATTGGATCAGCTTCCGTGATCCTTTCTATTACCACGAAGGCGACCGAGGCTGGCTATTGATGGCTGCGCGCACCAAGGAGGGCCCGGTCGTCCGGCGCGGCTGTGTGGGAGTCATGGAGGAAACCGCACCTGGCAAGTTCGCCGCTCGACCTTGTTTGCATCACCCTGGACTTTACGACGATATCGAAGTCCCCAATCTCATTCGTATCGAAAATGAATATTATCTGATCGGCAGCCTGCGAGAAGACGCCAAGATTCGCTACTGGCACACAAATCAAATACGCCAGCCCTGGCGCAGCTACTACGACAATGTCCTGCTCGCACAAGGAAACTACGCGGCACGGGTTTGCCGTGATGATCGGGGTTGGCTGTTGTGGAACTTTTATTCGCTAGATGACTCGAACCGCACCTCACGCAATCTGATGCCGCCCCCAAAACGACTGTATCGAACGGAAGAGGGCATGCTCCGAGCAACAACTTTTGAGGGTCTCAACAAATGGCTGGGCGAGCGGATCGACACGCGCTGTGTGCACCCGCTTGGGCGCGGCCACGGTCGGCAGACTTGCTCGATCGACGGTAATAACCTCGAACTTGCGTGCGAAACCGGGTTTCAAGCCTATGTGTTCGATGGTTCCATCGAGTCGGCAAAAATGAGTGCAAAAATCGACCTCTGCGGACTGGGCAAGTGCGGCCTTGTGTTCCGTGTCGACCCTGAGACCCAGGATGGTTACTACTTGTCGCTCGACCTGCTCAAGGGGATGGCTCAATTGCGCGCGTGGCATACCGGTCAACCAGCCAGCGGCGAAAAAATGATGCAATTCCGCACCTTACAGGGAGGGAATTGGTACAGTGACACGCCCGGTCAAGCAGAGATTAGTCTCGTGGCATTTGGTCATTATTTGGAGTTATCCGTCGACGGCCGAGTGGTTTTGACACTTGCCGATTCGACGTTCACGGAAGGTCTTTTCGGCGTTTACCTCGAGTCGGCCCGCATGCGTTTGTACGACGTCGATCTCCGGAAAATGCGCGGGCCTGAACAGTCGGCTCACCATTTGGTGACAGGTTGA
- a CDS encoding SGNH/GDSL hydrolase family protein has protein sequence MPEQEQTDDMSQASGTDSHPSSGGVPAKFLFVLAELLLIAGIVYLFDIERRRLLFPVMCVMIGGFAVHTWLPKTYRMGFFACLSASCVLIVLGMTNGLYVLGIGGVLIGICYLPFGLWIRWLMLIAVGVVLIALRSRWPLPMWPVLGSMFMFRLMIYCYSTRKAVTNPPLTTTLSYFFMAPNVCFPLFPVVDFNTFRDSWYNRDTWSIYQKGIVCIVRGLTHLLLYRFIKTYLVPEPYQLYDVPHIALFMVTNFALYLHVSGQFHLIAGLLHLFGFDLPRTHDRYFLASSFTDIWRRINIYWKDFMLKLFFFPTFYSLRGRGWGLGLATVVGVLIVFLSTWLLHSWQMFWLLGRFPVTANDACLWMGVGVCVAVNALLDMRRGHRRDHSAWRAAFSLSARTASMFAAVSLFWACWTKPGFLTLFAGVLRRPGAMNGLMFVLLGFLLVIILGAIVVRLKEYYDSRKTQRPALSFRESATFYVMGMALFVAVGSPRFSLLLSSDVSSAIAEFRQDAAREDAMGQVTGYYEDMNSTAIQAGPMLASWSPTDETQRAQVAGFDLLSRPSDLAQATELIPGMRVELDGKPTSINQFGMRDRETLTLNKPTGTTRIAMVGSSVIMGYGVADDESFVRVLESRMNGELPGGGHYELLNFGVGKQWASHRLVRIQRKVLGFDPDAIFYFAHQDETLKFVDHLAKLIAAGKLIRSRPIEQLINQAGITQDMSPGIIHNKLNQQRNALLVAVYRTIIEECRERGILAVWIYLPIGADPDNLAAQLKPLAREAGFVVCEVPNWTEGHSSSELMIPGQKYHPHAAGHAMIAEAMMKMLQAHPEALPPSKLQDVSEPN, from the coding sequence ATGCCGGAACAAGAACAAACAGACGATATGTCGCAGGCAAGCGGAACCGATAGCCACCCCTCCTCGGGCGGAGTTCCGGCCAAGTTCCTGTTCGTGTTGGCTGAGTTGCTGCTGATTGCCGGAATTGTCTATCTCTTCGACATCGAAAGACGGCGTCTTTTGTTCCCAGTGATGTGCGTGATGATTGGTGGTTTCGCGGTGCATACCTGGCTGCCGAAAACCTATCGCATGGGATTCTTTGCGTGCCTGTCAGCCAGTTGTGTTCTGATCGTTTTGGGAATGACGAACGGCCTGTACGTGCTAGGCATCGGCGGAGTACTGATCGGTATTTGCTACTTGCCCTTCGGGTTGTGGATTCGCTGGCTCATGCTGATCGCCGTGGGTGTTGTGCTCATAGCGCTGCGGAGCCGATGGCCGCTTCCGATGTGGCCAGTCCTGGGCTCGATGTTCATGTTCCGGTTGATGATCTACTGCTACTCCACGCGAAAAGCCGTGACGAACCCGCCTCTGACGACCACCTTGTCCTACTTCTTCATGGCGCCGAATGTCTGTTTTCCACTCTTTCCCGTGGTAGATTTCAACACGTTTCGCGACTCATGGTACAACCGGGACACCTGGAGTATCTACCAGAAGGGCATTGTCTGCATCGTACGCGGCCTGACCCATTTGTTGTTGTATCGCTTCATCAAAACTTATCTCGTCCCCGAACCGTATCAACTGTATGACGTGCCGCACATCGCACTATTTATGGTGACGAATTTTGCATTGTATTTGCACGTTTCCGGCCAATTCCATTTGATCGCCGGATTGTTGCATCTGTTTGGTTTTGACTTGCCGCGAACGCACGACCGATATTTCTTGGCATCGAGTTTCACCGACATCTGGCGCCGGATCAATATCTACTGGAAAGACTTCATGCTGAAGTTGTTTTTCTTTCCGACGTTTTATTCACTCCGCGGCCGAGGTTGGGGGTTGGGGCTGGCCACGGTTGTGGGAGTGCTCATCGTCTTTTTGAGCACTTGGCTCTTGCATTCGTGGCAAATGTTTTGGTTGCTTGGCCGTTTTCCCGTGACGGCTAACGACGCCTGTCTTTGGATGGGTGTTGGTGTGTGTGTTGCAGTCAATGCGCTGCTCGATATGCGGCGAGGTCACCGCCGTGATCATTCCGCGTGGCGAGCGGCATTCAGCCTTTCAGCCCGAACGGCGAGCATGTTCGCGGCGGTTAGTTTATTCTGGGCGTGTTGGACCAAGCCAGGCTTCTTGACGTTATTTGCAGGAGTACTACGTCGTCCCGGTGCCATGAACGGTCTAATGTTTGTCCTGTTGGGGTTTTTGCTTGTTATCATTCTCGGAGCCATCGTCGTCCGTCTCAAGGAATATTATGATTCTCGCAAAACGCAGCGCCCCGCGCTTTCGTTTCGAGAGTCGGCCACATTCTACGTGATGGGCATGGCATTATTTGTAGCAGTTGGTTCACCACGGTTTTCGCTATTACTCAGCTCAGACGTTTCCAGTGCAATCGCCGAATTCCGGCAGGATGCTGCGCGTGAAGATGCGATGGGGCAAGTGACCGGGTATTACGAGGATATGAATTCGACCGCCATTCAGGCGGGGCCAATGCTTGCCTCATGGTCGCCTACCGACGAAACACAGCGTGCTCAAGTGGCCGGTTTTGACTTGCTTTCCCGGCCTTCTGATCTTGCACAAGCAACCGAGTTGATACCAGGTATGCGGGTCGAATTGGACGGCAAACCAACGTCCATTAATCAGTTCGGCATGCGCGACCGGGAGACACTCACGTTGAACAAACCAACCGGGACGACGCGAATCGCCATGGTGGGTTCCAGCGTGATCATGGGGTACGGCGTAGCGGACGACGAATCCTTCGTACGCGTCTTGGAAAGTCGCATGAATGGGGAGTTGCCCGGCGGCGGGCATTATGAACTTTTGAATTTCGGTGTCGGCAAACAGTGGGCCAGCCATCGGTTAGTGCGAATCCAACGCAAAGTGTTGGGATTTGACCCCGACGCGATTTTTTACTTCGCACACCAAGATGAAACTCTGAAGTTTGTTGATCATTTGGCAAAACTCATCGCCGCCGGCAAGCTGATTCGCTCACGTCCCATCGAACAATTGATCAATCAAGCCGGGATTACCCAGGACATGTCACCGGGAATTATTCACAACAAATTGAATCAACAGCGCAACGCACTTCTGGTCGCCGTTTATCGCACAATCATCGAAGAGTGTCGAGAACGCGGAATCTTGGCGGTATGGATCTACTTGCCGATTGGAGCCGACCCCGACAACCTAGCGGCGCAATTGAAGCCACTTGCACGCGAGGCTGGTTTCGTTGTTTGCGAAGTACCGAACTGGACAGAGGGGCATTCGTCCAGCGAACTCATGATTCCCGGCCAAAAGTATCATCCACACGCGGCCGGGCATGCGATGATTGCCGAGGCCATGATGAAAATGCTCCAGGCACATCCAGAGGCACTTCCGCCGTCAAAACTGCAAGACGTTTCCGAGCCGAATTGA
- a CDS encoding acyl carrier protein, whose protein sequence is MNDEITSSPNAGQPTTRSAAEIQDWLLDKLAEELETDRSQIQVKEPILAQGIDSMHVVAIVAQLEDWLGIRFSSNPLEDYPSIEALSQSLGANDERG, encoded by the coding sequence ATGAACGATGAAATCACTTCTTCTCCAAACGCTGGACAGCCGACTACACGCTCAGCCGCTGAAATTCAGGATTGGTTGCTAGACAAGTTGGCGGAAGAATTAGAGACCGACCGAAGCCAAATCCAGGTCAAAGAACCAATTTTGGCGCAAGGTATCGATTCGATGCATGTGGTCGCCATTGTCGCACAATTGGAGGACTGGTTGGGTATTCGTTTTTCCAGCAATCCCTTGGAGGATTATCCGTCGATTGAAGCGTTGTCACAATCGTTGGGAGCAAATGACGAGCGCGGCTAG